The following are encoded together in the Triticum dicoccoides isolate Atlit2015 ecotype Zavitan chromosome 6B, WEW_v2.0, whole genome shotgun sequence genome:
- the LOC119320500 gene encoding uncharacterized protein LOC119320500 isoform X2 — protein MIQTRYDFLASIAAGLDLQSTPRSEVVDGGSFVMISGDVHNPMQRRLGRMGRTLVNPHQLVDGNGGVRVGAAAPGRTSCPNRRSALEKAFHGSAADTRGNV, from the exons ATGATCCAAACACGCTATGATTTCCTCGCATCTATAGCCGCCGGCCTGGATCTGCAATCAACACCCAG ATCAGAGGTGGTGGACGGTGGTTCTTTTGTTATGATTTCGGGCGATGTTCATAATCCGATGCAGCGACGACTCGGCAGGATGGGACGAACTCTTGTCAATCCCCACCAGCTTGTGGATGGAAACGGAG GGGTTAGAGTGGGAGCTGCCGCACCGGGGCGAACATCATGTCCCAACCGCAGAAGTGCCTTGGAGAAGGCTTTCCATG GGTCGGCCGCTGATACACGCGGCAATGTTTGA
- the LOC119320500 gene encoding uncharacterized protein LOC119320500 isoform X1 has product MIQTRYDFLASIAAGLDLQSTPRSEVVDGGSFVMISGDVHNPMQRRLGRMGRTLVNPHQLVDGNGGVRVGAAAPGRTSCPNRRSALEKAFHGYAMNPGSAADTRGNV; this is encoded by the exons ATGATCCAAACACGCTATGATTTCCTCGCATCTATAGCCGCCGGCCTGGATCTGCAATCAACACCCAG ATCAGAGGTGGTGGACGGTGGTTCTTTTGTTATGATTTCGGGCGATGTTCATAATCCGATGCAGCGACGACTCGGCAGGATGGGACGAACTCTTGTCAATCCCCACCAGCTTGTGGATGGAAACGGAG GGGTTAGAGTGGGAGCTGCCGCACCGGGGCGAACATCATGTCCCAACCGCAGAAGTGCCTTGGAGAAGGCTTTCCATGGTTATGCGATGAATCCTG GGTCGGCCGCTGATACACGCGGCAATGTTTGA